A window of the Aspergillus flavus chromosome 6, complete sequence genome harbors these coding sequences:
- a CDS encoding dehydrogenase with different specificitie (short-chain dehydrogenase) codes for MQSVLKPIIGPKKEIHDLSGRVALITGGALGIGYEVARAFVLNGARVIMVNRKEEQGQAAIDKIKEEAGADAKIEWVPCDMGNLAQIKEVFTGIREREERLDLLILSAGINANQYGETHDKIDRHFQVNWLGQFYVCNLLFPLIRKTSKLPDTPAPRIVWETSEQHRAAPKVVHFGSLDEINNPAIDNTELYGRSKLAIILGVKYGFLDRVIKPNEDNIYVLSVHPGALITEYQVNTTMQQQWKDAYPGLLGKVLTTAMLAIGRDVEQGAFSALWAATSPEIEEKSWNGYYFSDSAQPGKETSQASDPTLGASLWDMSHRIIQDKVGKDAIVDWNSSKS; via the exons ATGCAATCTGTCTTGAAGCCAATCATTGGCCCTAAAAAGGAGATTCACGACCTCTCCGGTCGAGTCGCTCTGATCACCGGAGGGGCGTTGGGTATCGG CTATGAAGTCGCCCGCGCATTCGTGCTCAACGGAGCGCGAGTGATCATGGTGAAccggaaagaagaacaaggccaaGCAGCCATCGACAAGATCAAGGAGGAAGCCGGTGCGGACGCAAAGATTGAATGGGTACCATGCGACATGGGAAACTTGGCACAAATCAAAGAAGTATTCACCGGTATCCGTGAGCGGGAGGAGAGGCTTGACCTG CTCATTCTTTCTGCTGGAATCAACGCCAACCAGTACGGCGAGACGCATGATAAGATTGATCGCCACTTCCAGGTGAACTGGCTGGGCCAATTCTACGTCTGCAACTTACTCTTCCCACTGATCCGGAAGACATCCAAATTACCCGATACGCCTGCTCCTCGCATTGTCTGGGAGACATCCGAGCAGCACCGTGCCGCGCCTAAGGTAGTCCATTTCGGATCTCTGGACGAGATCAATAACCCTGCGATTGACAACACGGAGCTATACGGCCGGTCGAAACTAGCCATCATCCTCGGTGTCAAGTATGGATTTTTGGATCGAGTGATTAAGCCCAATGAAGATAACATATATGTGCTTTCTGTACATCCTGGTGCG CTGATAACAGAGTACCAGGTCAACACAACCATGCAGCAACAGTGGAAGGACGCATATCCAGGGCTCCTGGGGAAGGTTCTCACGACGGCGATGCTGGCTATCGGTCGCGATGTGGAACAGGGCGCCTTTAGTGCGCTTTGGGCAGCGACAAGTCCAGAAATCGAGGAGAAGAGTTGGAACGGTTACTATTTCTCTGATTCTGCACAACCTGGAAAGGAAACGAGCCAGGCTTCGGATCCTACTCTGGGGGCGTCCCTATGGGATATGAGCCATCGGATTATCCAGGATAAGGTCGGCAAGGATGCGATTGTAGATTGGAATTCTAGCAAGTCTTGA